The segment TAAAATCCGGGATACGACACCGGTGGAGCCATCCGCCCGCCAGTTGCTTGCAATTCCCCCCCTGCTTAAACTATCTTATTGAAAAACCGGCGGCCACAGCGAAGCGCGAAAAACGCTTGGTTGGGGCCGTAACTTGTCTGGTAGCCCTACTTTTGCTTGTCAATTTACCCAATTTTACGATTTAGCAGTTGGACGCGAATCTGAAAGGCAACGGTTGGCGGTTCAAGCTTTGAGATTTGTATCCATCCCCGGCGATCCCAATAATGCCGCGCTATTATTGAGTAGGATTTGTGGCGGGGCCTTAGCATTTTTTTGCAGCCTTGATTTATGCTAGCCAAACGTGTCATCCCTTGCCTGGACGTTGATCAAGGCCGGGTGGTGAAAGGGACCAAATTTTTGAATTTACGCGACGCGGGGGATCCCGTGGCGGTCGCCGCGCGGTATGAGGCGGAGGGGGCGGATGAGTTGGTTTTTTTAGACATTACCGCCAGTCATGAAGGGCGCGAGATCATGCTGGATGTGGTCCGCCGGACGGCGGAGGTGATTTTTATGCCCCTGACCGTCGGTGGCGGCATTCGCACCCTGGAGGATATTCGCGCGCTCCTCAACGCCGGTTGCGATAAGGTCTCGATCAATTCCGCCGCGGTGCGCGATCCCGACTTTGTCCGCCAAGCCGCCCAGCGGTTTGGCAGCCAGTGCATTGTGGTCAATATTGATCCTAAACGGATCCAGCGCGATGGCCAAACCGTTTGGGATGTCCATATCAATGGCGGAAGAATCGCCACCGGGTTGGAAGCCGTCGCCTGGGCTAAGCAGGTGGAACAGCTAGGCGCGGGGGAGATCGTTTTAACCTGCATGGATGCCGATGGCACCAAAAACGGTTACGACCTGGAAATGACCGCCGCGGTCAGCCGCGCGGTTCGGGTCCCCGTGGTGGCCAGTGGCGGCGCGGGACGGCCGGAACATTTTGCCGACGCCATCTTGCGGGGCCGGGCTGATGCCACGCTAGCGGCGGGAATTTTGCATTTTGGCGAATATACCATCGCCCAAATCAAATCAGAAATGTCGCGCCAGGGGATTCCTGTGCGACTGGCGGCGTAGGGGTGGGTAGTGAGCAGTGAGTAGTGGGTAGTGGGTAGTGGGATGAGATTTCAAATTTCAAATTTGAGATTTGAGATTTGAAATTGGTAATGATGGACGGGATGAACGGAACGAGCGGACCAAAAACAGAGAATTGACGGGCCAAATTCAGTGAACAGAGCACTGAATTATTGCGGCGAAGCACGACCCTGGCAAAGTGAATTTGCCACCGGGGCGGGCTGGCCGGACGTCAGAGGCAATCAACAGGAACAGAGGAATCATCATGGCGGGTGGAAGTAAAAACGGAGCTGCCACAGCAACCGAAGAACACGTGGGTACCCCAATGGATCCCAAGGCCCTGGCTCATCGCTTGATGGCCAAATTCGCCCATAAAAAGGGCGAGTGTGAAATTGACAAATTATTCCGCGCCTTGGTGAAGGTAAACGGATCGGACCTGCATTTGAAGGTTGATAAACCCCCCTATGCCCGCGTCAAGGGGGAGCTGCGCCCGCTCAATCGCGGTCCGATCGACAACGAGGAAATGACCCGCATTATTTTTGAAATGATGTCGGATCACCATTTGCGAATTTTTGAGGCGACGGGGGGGGCGGACTTTGCCCACGTGGTCGAGGTGGATGGCAGCAACTGGCGGTTCCGCGTGAATGTGCTGACCCAATTGGGCCAGGTGGGTCTGGTCGCGCGCAAGGTCAACCAGTGGATTCCGGACTTTGCCGGTTTAAATTTACCACCCATCGTCGAAGAGTTATGCAAGTTCGACCAGGGGATGGTGCTTCTGGCCGGAGTGACCGGTTCGGGCAAATCGACCACGATCGCTTGCATGCTCAATTATATCAATCAAAATTATCGCAAGCACATTCTCACACTGGAAGACCCGATCGAATTTGTCTTTAAAGAGGATAAATGCCTGATCAACCAGCGCGAGGTGGGGAACGATGTCAAAAACTTTGAGATCGGCATGAAGCACGCCGTCCGCGAAGATCCTGATGTGATGCTGGTGGGGGAAATGCGCGATCAAGAGACATTCATGACGGCCATACATGCCGCCGAAACCGGCCACTTGGTCTTTGGCACCATTCACGCCAGCAGCGCCCCCTCCACGATTGGGCGTATTTTGGACTTGTTTCCCGCGGATATGCACCCCGCCCTGCGGAGCGCGATTGCCTTTAACATGAAGGCCATCATCGCCCAAAAGCTGCTCCCCAGCATCAAAGAGGGGGTGGGACGCGTCCCCACGGTCGAGATCATGACGTTCAACTCGACCGCGCGCAAGCTGATCCTAGAGGAAAAAGACGACAAGCTGGGGGATTTGGTGCGGATGTCGGTTAAAGACGGCATGCAGGACTTTACCATGAGCCTCTGTTCCCTTGTCAATAAACAGCTTATCGACCGCAATGTCGCGCTCGAGGTCGCGCCTAATGTGGACGCGCTCAAAATGGCGCTCAAGGGGATTTCCGTTTCGACACCGGGGATTTTGTAATTTGGCGATGGTTCCGGCCAGCGGCGGCCCCCGCGCCGGAACCAGTTTTTTCGGGAATATCGCGGGATTTTTTTTGGCATAAGGCGGATTTTTCGAATGCGGCGATTTTTGCTTTTGTGTTTGCTTGTGGCGGTCGTTTGCTGCCTGGCCTGTCCCGAACTGGCGCTGGCCCAGCCCACCCCCGCGCCCACCATCAAACCCCCGCCCGAGGGGTGGCCCCCATCTTCGGTGCTGCCGTTTCGCCGCGAACCGGCCGGATTTTACTTTAGTCTGGTCAAAATCCTGGTGTATTGGCTGACCTTCTTGATGTGGGTCAAACTTACCGATTATCTGTGCCAAGACACGGTCGTCTTTAAGCAAAACCACTCCCTGTGGAATCCCATCTTGGTTGGTACGGGTTTCTTGGGCTTGGCGTTATTTTGGGTAATACCGTATTTTTTGTTTGCTTATCTCTGGCTGTTGCTGGCGCTCTTTGTGGCGCCGGTTGTTTACGTGATCCTACGCAACGCCACCCTGCCCAAGCATGAAAAGATTTTCACGCCGCAGCATCTCCGGGCGATGTATGCGGATTACGCGGGAAAATTTGGGGTGAAGGTCAAAAAAGAGGCAGACCTGCCCCAGGAAGAGGGAGCTCCGGTCAAATTTATCCCCAAGGGGGCCGACGACGACCAAAAAAACCAGGTCAACCTGATCACAGCGCGTCAATCCGCCGGTTGGCAACCGGCGAAGCAACTGATCGCGGATATGTTGGCCCGCAAGGCCGAAATGAGCATGCTCGAATACTCGGCCCAGGGTGTGGCGGTGCGGTTTTCCATTGATGGCTGCTGGCACAACGTGCCGGCCCTGACGCGGGAGGTGGGGGATCCCATGTTGGCCGCGCTCAAGAAAATGGGCAACGCCAACGAACAGGACCGCCGGGGCAAACAAGAAGCAATTTACGAGTGCGAATACGAAAAGATCAAATATCAGGTCCGCCTGGTCACGCAAGGGACCGAAACGGGCGAACGGGCGATCCTCTCCCTCAAAAATACCAAAACTCTGCTCAAAAGCCTGGACAGTCTGGGGATGCGGGCCAAGCTGATCGAAACAGTCAAACCGTTCCTTAATGAGCAGCGCGGCATTGTACTGGTCTCGGCCCCCCCCGCCGGCGGGGGATATAGCACCATCTACAGCGTGGTCCTCCGCGAATGCGACCGTTACATGCGCGACTTTGTCGGCGTGGAAGAAACCAATCACCGCGAGCCCGAGGTGGAAAACGTCCACCTGACTTATTATGACGCCAAACATGGCGACAATCCGCTAAAAATTCTCAACGATCAGGCGCTCAAGTACCCCAACGTCTACGCGATGAGCGATTTGATCAATGGGGATGTGGCCCGCTTTTTGATAGAGCAGTGCGGCGAGGACCGATTAGTACTCAGCGGTGTGCGGGCCAAGGAATGCGCCGAGGCCCTCTTGCGGGTGCTCATGCTCAAGGTCCCCGCCGCCGAATTTGCACCGGAAATCAAGCTGGTCATCAACATGCGGACGGTCCGCAAACTGTGCGAAAAGTGCCGCGAAGCCTACACCCCTCCGCCGGAAACGCTCAAAAAGCTGGGCCTGCCCCCCAGCCAGGTCACCGCCCTGTATCGGCCCCCCACCAGTTGGCCGGAAAAAGAACCCCCCTGCGTGAATTGCACGGGTATCGGCTATGTGGGACGGACGGGGATATTTGAGGTGCTGGTTGTGGGGGACCACACCCGCAAGGCCCTGACCACCACCCCGCAACTCGAGGCCGTCCGGGCCGCCGCCCGCAAGGATGGCATGCGCACCCTCCAGGAAGAAGGAATTGTGCTGGTGGCCAAAGGGATCACCTCTTTGGATGAACTCTTGCGGGTGCTCAAGGGAAACTGAATTAATTACAAATTACAAATTAAGAATTACTAATTAAAAATGAAAGCGTATGCTGGGCTTTTTGTTATGAGTAACAAAGCCGCCGATGGTATCGGCGGAATGGGGAATGTACCCGTGAAATTGAGTTACTGGGTTTTGATTGATCTTACCAACTTGTCATTCGTCATTTGTCATTCGTAATTGAATCATGTTTACAGTTTTTCTCCTGGCGGTTTTTTTGATTCCCGTGATCATGCTCTCGGCCTTGGGGGGATTGTGGGATAATCTGCTCACTTGGATCAATATCATCCTGGCCGGGCTAATCGCCACCAATTACTTTGAACCATTCGCCATCTGGATTGATTCGATGATCGGGACCGATTACGCGTGGTATTCGGATCTGATGGCGTTTTGGATTCTCTTTGCCGGGACGATGGGGTTGCTGCGCGCGGTAACGGACACGATATCCACGGTGCGGGTCCGCTTTCGCAAACCGGTGGAAGTGGCCGGTTCGATCATCTTTGCCGCGCTTTGCGGGTGGACGCTGGTATGTTTAACCACCTTTAGCCTGCATCTGGCCCCGCTGGCGGTCAATTCCTTTGGCGGCGCATTTCAAGAACGACCCGAGACCAACAACATGTTTTTTGGCACGGGGCCGGATTTTTTGTGGCTCAGCTTTGCCCATCGCCAGTCCCGGCCCGACAGCGGTCCGATTTCTGTGGATGAGCAGCACATCTTTGATCCGCAGGGATTGTTTCGATTAAAATACGGCCTGCGCCGCTACCGCTTTGAGCAATTACTAGGCGACAAAGGCAAACCCCCGGTCGAGTAGCGCGTGTTTTGCGCGGCTGCCGGACTCCGTGCGATCCCCTTTTCGGCATTTTTTTCAGCATGCCCAGCGTTGATGACTCCCGCGCGGCGACCACCCCCTTTCCCGTGGAAGGGGAGTTGTGGCGCGATAATCGGATCTTGGATGATCACAGCATTAGCTGGCCGGCGCTCGCCACGCTGGTCACCGGACTATTGTGCCTGCTGGTGTTTGTCGCGCCGGAGGCCCTCTGGGTGCTGGTTCCCCTGCCCCTATTGGCGGGGCTGATTACCTGGCGGCAGATGGCGGCCCGGCCGGGGCATTATCTGGGGGCCAATCTGGCCTGGCTGGGCCTGGCGGTCGCCCTCTTTTCGGCGGGCGTGGTGGGGACCCGCGTCTCGACCACCGCGGCGCTGCATCGGGACCAGGCGGCGCGGGTGGCGGACCAGTTTCTAAAATTTATCCAGGCGGAGGAATTCTCTTCCGCGTATGAGCTTTCCCTGGACCGGCAGCGTTCATTTCGCGAAGCGGCGCTGCGGCAATTATTGATCGAGGACCCCAAGGAACAGGCGGCCTTTGATAAGTTTTGGAACTCCCCCCTGCTGGCCCAACTGCACTCCGCCGGAAAAAAGCTGCGGTGGCAAGAACGCGGCGTAAGCCTCTTTGGCAGCGATTCGTTTCATGATTACTGGTATGTCCATTATGAGCTGACATTTCCCCCGGAAGTCGCGGCGCAACCCCGACTGATCACGCTGGTTGTCTCTCGATTGCAAAAGCCCAACCCCAAGCGTCAATTGTGGATGCTGCGCCATGTGCAGGAAACACCAACACAATAAACACTGGCGCGGAAATCGGCAGCGTGGTAATCAGCGCTGCGCACCTAGACAGACTCCAACCGCGGGGAGGGAAAATTTTGTCGACCACGGGCTTCTTTAACCCGTGGCAAAGGCCGCCGCCACGGCCGCCTGGCTTTTGGCCAGGCCCGTCTTGGCCACTTCCAACGCGTCCTGCTTCCAGTATTCGGGATTAAATAGCTCTAGCGACAGCCATCCCGCGAATCCCGCCGTCTGCAGATCCTGAAAAATTTGCCCCAGCGGGGCCACGCCGT is part of the Pirellulales bacterium genome and harbors:
- the hisF gene encoding imidazole glycerol phosphate synthase subunit HisF; translated protein: MLAKRVIPCLDVDQGRVVKGTKFLNLRDAGDPVAVAARYEAEGADELVFLDITASHEGREIMLDVVRRTAEVIFMPLTVGGGIRTLEDIRALLNAGCDKVSINSAAVRDPDFVRQAAQRFGSQCIVVNIDPKRIQRDGQTVWDVHINGGRIATGLEAVAWAKQVEQLGAGEIVLTCMDADGTKNGYDLEMTAAVSRAVRVPVVASGGAGRPEHFADAILRGRADATLAAGILHFGEYTIAQIKSEMSRQGIPVRLAA
- a CDS encoding PilT/PilU family type 4a pilus ATPase, which codes for MDPKALAHRLMAKFAHKKGECEIDKLFRALVKVNGSDLHLKVDKPPYARVKGELRPLNRGPIDNEEMTRIIFEMMSDHHLRIFEATGGADFAHVVEVDGSNWRFRVNVLTQLGQVGLVARKVNQWIPDFAGLNLPPIVEELCKFDQGMVLLAGVTGSGKSTTIACMLNYINQNYRKHILTLEDPIEFVFKEDKCLINQREVGNDVKNFEIGMKHAVREDPDVMLVGEMRDQETFMTAIHAAETGHLVFGTIHASSAPSTIGRILDLFPADMHPALRSAIAFNMKAIIAQKLLPSIKEGVGRVPTVEIMTFNSTARKLILEEKDDKLGDLVRMSVKDGMQDFTMSLCSLVNKQLIDRNVALEVAPNVDALKMALKGISVSTPGIL
- a CDS encoding ATPase, T2SS/T4P/T4SS family: MRRFLLLCLLVAVVCCLACPELALAQPTPAPTIKPPPEGWPPSSVLPFRREPAGFYFSLVKILVYWLTFLMWVKLTDYLCQDTVVFKQNHSLWNPILVGTGFLGLALFWVIPYFLFAYLWLLLALFVAPVVYVILRNATLPKHEKIFTPQHLRAMYADYAGKFGVKVKKEADLPQEEGAPVKFIPKGADDDQKNQVNLITARQSAGWQPAKQLIADMLARKAEMSMLEYSAQGVAVRFSIDGCWHNVPALTREVGDPMLAALKKMGNANEQDRRGKQEAIYECEYEKIKYQVRLVTQGTETGERAILSLKNTKTLLKSLDSLGMRAKLIETVKPFLNEQRGIVLVSAPPAGGGYSTIYSVVLRECDRYMRDFVGVEETNHREPEVENVHLTYYDAKHGDNPLKILNDQALKYPNVYAMSDLINGDVARFLIEQCGEDRLVLSGVRAKECAEALLRVLMLKVPAAEFAPEIKLVINMRTVRKLCEKCREAYTPPPETLKKLGLPPSQVTALYRPPTSWPEKEPPCVNCTGIGYVGRTGIFEVLVVGDHTRKALTTTPQLEAVRAAARKDGMRTLQEEGIVLVAKGITSLDELLRVLKGN